A genomic segment from Neobacillus sp. YX16 encodes:
- a CDS encoding hexameric tyrosine-coordinated heme protein, producing MLKGAELNLRLFLSKGVAYTQPSADVWNKLRTEYEGNADSLTLSSQVIATHFQTVAAANNHWKLRKMDKGLNPCSFFEFSTCTFIYIIFL from the coding sequence ATCTTAAAAGGTGCAGAGCTTAATCTGCGCCTTTTTTTATCTAAAGGTGTAGCATATACCCAGCCCTCTGCAGATGTATGGAATAAACTTCGGACAGAATATGAAGGAAATGCAGACAGTCTTACACTGTCCTCACAGGTAATTGCCACTCATTTTCAAACAGTGGCGGCTGCTAACAATCATTGGAAATTAAGGAAAATGGACAAGGGACTAAACCCTTGTTCTTTTTTTGAATTTTCAACTTGTACGTTCATCTATATTATTTTTTTGTAA
- a CDS encoding YitT family protein: MRKEWILRWSFFVFGLIVLALGAAFTIEGKLLGVAPWDVFHYGMFLKLGLTIGTWSIIIGFLLLAAASIATKKLPKIGAFLNMLLLGLFIDFFLWLLPSIDSLTGALLFFVLGIILMGYGVGLYVSADLGSGPRDSIMLLIVDKTGWSIQWVRNGMEILVLILGWTLGGPVGIGSVIIALFLGPIVGFSLPQCKTLLKYLLVKKEHQKLAA, translated from the coding sequence ATGAGAAAAGAATGGATTCTTCGCTGGTCTTTTTTTGTTTTTGGACTGATTGTTTTAGCGTTAGGCGCTGCCTTTACGATTGAAGGAAAATTGTTAGGAGTAGCTCCTTGGGATGTGTTTCATTATGGAATGTTTCTGAAGCTGGGGCTGACGATTGGCACATGGTCGATTATTATCGGATTTCTTTTGCTGGCTGCTGCCTCCATTGCAACGAAAAAGTTACCTAAAATAGGTGCATTTTTAAATATGCTGTTACTAGGTTTATTCATAGATTTCTTTTTGTGGCTATTGCCAAGTATCGATAGTTTAACAGGAGCACTATTATTCTTTGTTTTAGGAATTATTCTAATGGGGTATGGGGTTGGACTCTATGTTTCCGCTGATTTGGGTTCTGGTCCACGAGATAGTATTATGCTCCTGATTGTAGACAAAACTGGATGGAGTATACAATGGGTTCGTAATGGAATGGAAATACTTGTACTCATTCTAGGTTGGACATTAGGAGGTCCTGTCGGGATTGGATCAGTGATTATTGCCTTATTCTTGGGTCCGATTGTAGGCTTTTCCTTACCGCAATGTAAAACACTACTAAAGTATTTACTTGTTAAAAAGGAACACCAAAAACTAGCAGCATAA
- a CDS encoding VCBS repeat-containing protein: protein MYINYSQPSIVSFASGDVTGDKVPDYVYLTGIKTPASPFTQNITLHVQNGRTGMVKSVLLRENAGYNPAIFLGDFTGNGVSDILISIATGGSGGIMYHYIYSFLENTAQLIFDFNVYNGQYQYEVTYRDNFKVEVVSKTNNKKYIIDISTKGSEYLNEIYDENGKLKKPITGFVNPLSGLYPVDFDSNKVYELLAYQKIAGRYNADSLGYILNTLGWLDNRFVLQNQYVAILG from the coding sequence ATGTATATAAATTATTCTCAGCCAAGTATTGTATCGTTTGCAAGTGGTGATGTAACTGGGGATAAAGTACCTGATTATGTCTATTTGACAGGGATAAAGACCCCAGCAAGTCCATTTACACAAAATATAACCCTGCACGTTCAAAATGGAAGAACTGGAATGGTAAAAAGTGTTCTACTGCGTGAAAATGCAGGCTACAATCCTGCTATATTCTTGGGGGATTTTACCGGGAATGGAGTAAGTGATATATTAATCAGTATTGCTACTGGTGGTAGTGGTGGAATCATGTACCATTATATTTATTCCTTTTTGGAAAATACAGCACAATTGATATTTGATTTTAATGTATATAATGGGCAGTACCAATATGAGGTTACTTACCGTGACAATTTCAAAGTTGAAGTTGTCAGCAAGACCAATAATAAAAAGTACATCATAGACATATCAACAAAAGGTTCTGAGTATTTAAATGAAATATATGATGAAAACGGCAAACTGAAAAAACCTATTACTGGTTTTGTTAATCCTTTGAGCGGCTTATATCCTGTAGATTTTGATTCAAATAAAGTTTATGAGCTATTGGCATATCAAAAAATTGCAGGGAGATATAACGCCGATTCTTTAGGGTATATTTTGAACACATTAGGATGGTTAGATAATAGGTTTGTTTTGCAAAATCAGTATGTAGCTATATTGGGATGA
- the rlmH gene encoding 23S rRNA (pseudouridine(1915)-N(3))-methyltransferase RlmH, translated as MNISIVSVGKLKEKYLKMGIDEYLKRLNSYAKVEVIEVADEKAPEELSELEMIQVKQKEGERILAKISQDTYVIALAINGKMQSSEELADTLDKLATYGKSKIAFVIGGSLGLSVEVLKRANEKLSFSKMTFPHQLMKLILVEQIYRAFRINRNEPYHK; from the coding sequence GTGAATATCTCGATTGTCAGTGTTGGTAAATTAAAAGAAAAATATTTAAAAATGGGAATTGATGAATATTTAAAGCGACTGAATTCATATGCGAAAGTGGAAGTCATTGAGGTGGCTGACGAAAAGGCACCAGAAGAACTAAGTGAGTTGGAAATGATTCAGGTAAAGCAAAAAGAGGGAGAAAGAATTTTGGCTAAGATTAGCCAGGATACATATGTAATAGCACTTGCAATCAATGGGAAAATGCAATCCTCTGAAGAGCTTGCGGATACGTTAGACAAATTAGCCACGTATGGGAAAAGTAAGATTGCCTTTGTTATTGGCGGATCGTTAGGATTAAGTGTAGAAGTGCTAAAACGTGCGAATGAAAAGCTTTCTTTTTCAAAAATGACCTTCCCTCATCAACTGATGAAATTAATATTAGTGGAGCAGATTTATAGAGCGTTCAGAATAAATCGCAATGAACCATATCATAAGTAA
- a CDS encoding trypsin-like peptidase domain-containing protein, translating into MGYYDDHSQGRYQKQSGNRGGYFLASIVGAILGAMLVVISIPALSNQGFLPYDVQPNNNQSAGGNNDNQDNFIQQQVSYDVNTDTTKAIDKAADAVVGINNIQNSNFWYDESGDDQGPAGTGSGVIYKKAGNKAYVVTNQHVVEGATQLEVTLNDGTKIPAKLLGGDVWTDLAVLEIDASKIKKVAEFGNSEALKMGEPVMAIGNPLGATFSGSVTQGIISGINRTIPVDINQDGIMDWQAEVLQTDAAINPGNSGGALVNIAGQLIGINSMKIAQDAVEGIGLSIPINYARPIIDDLEQFGVVKRPYMGVDLKSVAEIPGYYQEEALKLPRDINYGVALRQVVSNSPAAQAGLQELDVIVEMDGETIHDVIDLRKHLYQETKIGDQMEVKYYREGKLNTTTITLAEDRS; encoded by the coding sequence ATGGGTTATTATGATGATCATTCACAGGGGCGTTACCAAAAACAGAGTGGAAATAGAGGAGGATATTTTCTTGCCAGTATTGTCGGTGCAATACTTGGAGCGATGCTAGTTGTCATTTCAATTCCGGCATTATCCAACCAAGGATTCCTTCCTTACGATGTGCAGCCAAACAATAACCAGTCTGCTGGTGGAAATAATGATAATCAAGACAATTTTATTCAACAGCAGGTATCCTATGATGTAAATACGGATACAACAAAAGCGATTGATAAGGCTGCAGATGCTGTAGTTGGGATTAATAATATCCAAAATTCAAATTTTTGGTATGATGAGTCGGGTGACGACCAAGGTCCTGCTGGTACAGGCTCAGGTGTTATTTATAAAAAGGCAGGAAATAAAGCATACGTCGTGACCAACCAGCATGTGGTCGAGGGTGCAACACAATTAGAGGTTACTTTAAATGATGGTACAAAAATACCTGCTAAATTGCTCGGAGGCGATGTCTGGACTGATTTAGCAGTTCTTGAAATTGATGCATCCAAGATTAAAAAAGTTGCTGAATTTGGCAATTCAGAGGCATTGAAAATGGGTGAGCCCGTCATGGCAATTGGGAATCCGTTGGGTGCGACATTCTCTGGTTCTGTGACCCAAGGGATTATTTCAGGAATTAACCGGACGATCCCAGTTGATATCAATCAAGATGGGATTATGGATTGGCAAGCAGAAGTACTGCAGACAGATGCAGCCATAAATCCAGGTAACAGCGGTGGTGCCTTAGTCAATATTGCTGGACAACTTATTGGGATAAACTCGATGAAAATCGCACAAGATGCCGTGGAAGGGATTGGCTTGTCGATTCCAATTAATTATGCAAGACCAATTATTGATGATTTGGAGCAATTTGGAGTGGTGAAACGCCCATATATGGGAGTGGATTTGAAGTCTGTAGCTGAAATTCCTGGGTATTATCAAGAAGAAGCATTAAAATTACCTAGAGATATTAACTATGGAGTTGCTCTTCGACAAGTTGTCTCTAATTCACCTGCTGCACAGGCTGGGTTACAAGAGCTGGATGTTATTGTGGAAATGGATGGTGAAACCATTCATGACGTCATTGATCTTAGAAAGCATTTATATCAAGAGACCAAAATTGGTGACCAGATGGAAGTAAAATACTATCGAGAAGGAAAGTTGAATACCACTACAATAACGCTAGCTGAAGATAGGTCATAA
- a CDS encoding MBL fold metallo-hydrolase — MDLRFSVLASGSTGNSLYVESDEHSFLVDAGFSGKQMEAFFQHIDRDISKLSGIFVTHEHSDHIKGIGVLARKYKLPVYANENTWRAMERNVGDIPTEQKMIFSTESVKSFGATDIESFGVSHDAAEPMFYVFHHSGKKLVLITDTGYVSDRMKGIISNADAYIFESNHDVQMLRMGRYPWNTKRRILSDLGHVSNEDAAIAMSEVIGDNTKRIYLAHLSLDNNMKDLARMSVTQTMQSQGLIVGEQFDLYDTDPKVPTILTAV; from the coding sequence ATGGATTTGAGGTTTAGCGTTTTAGCGAGCGGGAGTACGGGGAATTCGCTTTATGTTGAATCAGACGAGCATTCCTTTCTAGTAGATGCAGGATTTAGCGGGAAGCAAATGGAGGCATTTTTTCAACATATAGATCGAGATATAAGTAAATTATCAGGAATTTTTGTAACCCATGAACATAGCGATCATATTAAAGGGATTGGTGTATTGGCCCGTAAATATAAACTGCCAGTTTACGCGAATGAAAATACCTGGCGGGCAATGGAACGAAATGTTGGAGATATTCCAACAGAACAAAAGATGATTTTCAGCACAGAAAGTGTAAAAAGCTTTGGTGCAACAGATATTGAATCATTTGGGGTCTCGCATGATGCAGCAGAGCCGATGTTTTATGTTTTCCATCACTCAGGCAAGAAATTGGTTTTAATCACAGATACAGGCTATGTAAGTGATCGGATGAAAGGGATTATATCAAATGCTGATGCCTATATTTTTGAGTCAAATCATGATGTGCAAATGCTGAGAATGGGAAGATATCCTTGGAATACGAAACGAAGGATTCTGAGCGACCTTGGTCACGTTTCAAATGAAGATGCAGCGATTGCGATGAGTGAAGTAATTGGAGACAATACAAAAAGAATATATCTTGCCCATTTAAGTCTTGATAACAATATGAAAGACTTAGCAAGAATGTCAGTAACACAAACGATGCAAAGCCAAGGATTGATTGTTGGCGAGCAGTTTGACCTCTACGACACAGACCCTAAAGTTCCAACGATTTTAACAGCAGTATAG
- the yycI gene encoding two-component system regulatory protein YycI: MDWSKIKTIFILTFLILDVYLLFQFMKVRDANQYEVVTEASFVEMLEAEEIRYKELPKAPIEDQYLSAKPKMFTKDDITKLKGQTALLKEPSTALIVKLDKPIALKPKFEAAELTPFIKDNVLYGSQYKFWKKEDKKNTIIYFQQYENMTLYENLSGMLTFQIDDHNQIISYEQTYLEDIEKVTEKEEILPPLKALETLHQKGALMPKSKITKVELGYSTLIQLAASQALAPTWRFVVDDKESLYVNALEGQIIEFNSDEK, from the coding sequence ATGGATTGGAGTAAAATTAAGACCATTTTTATCTTAACGTTCCTGATATTAGATGTTTATCTTTTATTTCAGTTTATGAAAGTTAGAGATGCAAATCAATACGAGGTCGTCACAGAGGCCTCTTTTGTGGAAATGCTAGAGGCAGAGGAAATTCGTTATAAAGAGCTGCCAAAGGCACCTATTGAGGACCAGTATCTAAGTGCCAAACCCAAAATGTTTACGAAGGATGATATAACAAAACTTAAGGGGCAAACAGCGCTTCTAAAGGAACCCAGCACAGCACTGATAGTGAAGCTGGATAAGCCGATCGCTTTAAAGCCAAAATTTGAAGCAGCTGAGTTAACACCTTTTATTAAGGATAATGTTTTGTACGGCAGCCAGTATAAATTTTGGAAGAAAGAGGATAAGAAAAACACCATCATTTACTTTCAACAATATGAGAATATGACTTTATATGAAAACCTAAGCGGAATGCTTACTTTTCAAATTGATGATCATAATCAAATTATATCCTATGAACAAACCTATCTAGAGGATATTGAAAAAGTGACAGAAAAGGAGGAAATTCTCCCTCCTTTAAAGGCATTGGAAACCTTGCATCAAAAAGGTGCTCTAATGCCAAAAAGTAAAATTACAAAAGTTGAACTTGGTTATTCAACATTGATTCAGCTTGCGGCTTCACAAGCTTTAGCACCAACATGGCGTTTTGTGGTGGATGATAAAGAAAGTCTTTATGTTAATGCACTAGAAGGACAGATTATAGAATTTAACAGCGATGAAAAATAG
- the yycH gene encoding two-component system activity regulator YycH — protein sequence MRYENSKSVILTILILVSIVLTWNLWTYQPNFDMMENGNNVAEVTLKEKRELHEVITPDLVVFHRNGQHNGTTNAALLNQIMSEIRKWSFYDVKNYSENVEDIKELVHGNGNAEIVFPTDIPIELYRSVLKFEEKRIPAFNFNRIIINVENSEKGNGTVYFVSADYRQVYISHISPGLLNEFNRDFYKNAEQYQRYFAYEATEERTVFIPDGNVEMMEYTYLPVVLNSEAFKEALFSDPRFVQRGTVSGVEEFSDASSKMTVNQNTNMLLYVNPNGESDYVDNAYDLLMRSIDFINGHGGWTDPYRYVARDVKRKSVTFRLYNNDGFPVFNESGMSEIQEVWGRNEISKYVRPNMALELPLTTEMVKVTLPTGSDVLGYLESKKNFKPELLEQLVLGYRMTRDKGENKLILLEPAWFYRYNQTWGQITKDDLGGLLHGLE from the coding sequence ATGAGATACGAAAATAGTAAATCAGTCATATTAACAATTCTAATTCTGGTTAGTATTGTTTTAACTTGGAATCTTTGGACGTATCAGCCTAATTTTGACATGATGGAAAATGGTAATAATGTTGCAGAGGTAACTTTAAAGGAAAAACGCGAGCTTCATGAGGTCATTACCCCTGATTTAGTGGTATTTCATAGAAACGGGCAGCATAATGGGACAACCAATGCCGCTCTACTAAATCAGATTATGAGTGAAATAAGGAAATGGTCTTTCTACGACGTGAAAAACTACTCTGAAAATGTAGAGGATATCAAAGAATTAGTACATGGAAATGGCAATGCTGAAATTGTCTTTCCAACTGACATTCCGATTGAACTATATCGAAGTGTACTAAAATTTGAGGAGAAAAGAATTCCTGCTTTCAATTTTAATCGAATTATTATCAACGTTGAGAATTCTGAAAAGGGAAATGGGACAGTATATTTCGTTTCGGCCGATTACCGGCAGGTTTATATAAGCCATATATCCCCTGGGTTATTAAATGAATTTAATCGTGATTTTTATAAAAATGCTGAGCAATATCAGCGCTATTTCGCTTATGAGGCAACAGAGGAGAGGACTGTTTTTATCCCAGATGGAAATGTAGAAATGATGGAATATACCTATCTACCTGTCGTTCTTAACTCGGAGGCATTCAAAGAGGCATTGTTTAGTGACCCGAGATTTGTACAAAGGGGAACGGTTTCCGGGGTAGAAGAATTTAGTGATGCTTCGAGTAAGATGACTGTTAATCAGAATACCAATATGCTCCTTTATGTTAATCCTAATGGAGAGTCTGATTATGTTGACAATGCTTATGATTTATTAATGAGGAGTATCGATTTTATTAATGGGCATGGCGGCTGGACAGACCCTTATCGATATGTTGCCAGGGATGTAAAAAGGAAATCTGTTACGTTTCGTTTATATAATAATGATGGTTTTCCTGTCTTTAATGAGAGCGGCATGTCAGAGATTCAAGAAGTCTGGGGCAGAAATGAGATTTCGAAATATGTTAGGCCCAATATGGCTTTAGAGCTTCCGTTAACGACGGAAATGGTAAAGGTAACACTTCCAACAGGTTCAGATGTACTGGGATATCTCGAAAGTAAAAAAAATTTTAAACCAGAATTATTAGAGCAACTTGTTTTAGGATACAGGATGACAAGGGATAAAGGTGAAAATAAACTGATTCTCCTAGAGCCTGCTTGGTTCTACCGTTATAACCAGACATGGGGACAAATCACGAAGGATGACCTGGGGGGATTGTTGCATGGATTGGAGTAA
- the walK gene encoding cell wall metabolism sensor histidine kinase WalK, protein MKKVSFFRSIHVKFVIIYVLLILVAMQIIGVYFVRQLEETLRTNFQTSIKERVNLLAYNVVEEMERKRTPEDPTLEDEIKKILRDFESADIFEVRVIEGKSRKILGTSDTNQGIVGQRTTELRITQSINLGEDSSSIRIDKKGGHRIWVLSTPIKSGNNVIGAIYLEAKIENVFTQMKTINGIFATGTGIALAITAILGILLAQTITRPITDMKKQAMAMAKGNFSRKVRVYGQDEIGTLALTFNNLTKKLQEAQAMTEGERRKLSSVLSYMTDGVIATDRKGRVILINEPAAEMLNVSRETVLSQPIVSLLGLSDTNTFEDLLEEKDSLILDYSTKKEPYILRANFSVIQKETGFVNGLIAVLHDITDQEKIDAERREFVANVSHELRTPLTTMRSYLEALADGAWKDEEIAPNFLEVTRTETERMIRLVNDLLQLSKLDSTDYRLSKEWVNFVDFFDRIIDRFEMSKEQNVSFQRLLPTHAIFVEIDEDKMTQVLYNIISNALKYSPEGGQVTFSIKEEEEKIVVSVSDEGVGIPKENIAKIFDRFYRVDKARTRKLGGTGLGLAIAKEMVNVHGGMIWAVSDEGKGTEISFSLPYEQSEEDEWS, encoded by the coding sequence ATGAAAAAGGTTAGTTTTTTTCGTTCTATACATGTTAAATTTGTAATCATCTACGTACTGCTAATTTTAGTTGCGATGCAGATTATTGGCGTCTATTTTGTCAGGCAGCTCGAAGAAACATTAAGGACAAATTTTCAAACCTCGATAAAAGAACGCGTTAATCTGCTTGCCTATAATGTGGTCGAAGAAATGGAAAGAAAAAGGACTCCTGAAGATCCTACCCTTGAAGATGAAATTAAAAAGATTCTTCGTGATTTTGAATCTGCTGATATTTTTGAGGTTAGGGTTATTGAGGGAAAGTCTCGTAAAATTCTCGGAACCTCCGATACAAACCAAGGTATCGTCGGACAGAGAACGACAGAGCTGCGGATTACGCAGTCCATCAATCTTGGGGAAGACTCGAGCAGTATCAGAATTGATAAAAAAGGCGGGCACCGGATTTGGGTACTTTCGACGCCAATAAAATCAGGCAATAATGTTATTGGTGCTATTTATTTGGAAGCTAAAATAGAAAATGTTTTTACCCAAATGAAAACCATTAATGGTATTTTTGCAACGGGTACAGGTATTGCATTAGCGATTACGGCTATCTTGGGAATACTGCTGGCACAGACGATAACCAGACCGATTACAGACATGAAAAAGCAAGCAATGGCGATGGCGAAAGGGAATTTTTCGCGAAAAGTAAGGGTATACGGGCAGGATGAAATTGGAACCTTGGCTCTAACCTTTAATAATTTAACGAAAAAGCTCCAAGAAGCTCAGGCCATGACCGAGGGAGAAAGAAGGAAGCTTTCTTCCGTCTTATCCTATATGACAGACGGAGTAATTGCGACAGACCGAAAAGGCAGAGTTATCTTAATCAATGAACCTGCTGCGGAGATGCTGAATGTTTCACGTGAAACAGTTCTCTCACAGCCAATTGTTTCTCTATTAGGGTTAAGTGATACGAATACATTTGAAGATTTATTAGAAGAAAAGGATTCGTTAATTCTTGATTATAGTACGAAAAAAGAACCTTATATTCTTCGTGCTAACTTTTCAGTTATTCAAAAAGAGACGGGTTTTGTAAATGGGTTAATTGCGGTTCTTCACGATATAACCGACCAGGAAAAAATAGACGCGGAAAGAAGAGAGTTTGTTGCCAATGTATCTCATGAGTTAAGAACACCGCTCACTACGATGAGAAGTTACTTAGAGGCATTGGCCGATGGCGCCTGGAAGGATGAAGAGATTGCCCCTAACTTTTTAGAAGTTACGCGGACTGAAACGGAAAGAATGATCCGCCTAGTCAATGATCTTCTTCAACTATCCAAATTAGATAGTACAGATTATCGACTTTCAAAAGAATGGGTAAATTTTGTTGATTTCTTTGACCGTATTATTGACCGTTTTGAAATGTCAAAAGAGCAAAATGTAAGCTTTCAAAGATTACTGCCAACTCATGCAATCTTCGTAGAAATAGATGAAGATAAAATGACACAGGTACTTTACAATATTATTTCGAATGCACTTAAGTATTCTCCAGAAGGCGGACAGGTTACTTTTTCAATAAAAGAGGAAGAAGAAAAAATTGTCGTAAGTGTCTCTGATGAAGGGGTAGGAATACCCAAGGAGAATATCGCTAAGATTTTTGATCGTTTTTATCGTGTGGATAAAGCGAGAACAAGAAAATTGGGTGGTACGGGATTAGGATTGGCCATTGCAAAGGAAATGGTTAATGTTCATGGCGGCATGATTTGGGCTGTAAGTGACGAGGGAAAAGGGACGGAAATTTCCTTTTCACTGCCATATGAGCAATCTGAAGAGGATGAATGGTCATGA
- the yycF gene encoding response regulator YycF, with translation MEKKILVVDDEKPIADILQFNLKKEGYDVYSAYDGNEALVMVEEVQPDLILLDIMLPLKDGMEVCREVRKKYDMPIIMLTAKDSEIDKVLGLELGADDYVTKPFSTRELIARVKANLRRHQVVISQTDEEIETNEIEIGSLTIHPNAYVVSKRGETIELTHREFELLYYLAKHIGQVMTREHLLQTVWGYDYYGDVRTVDVTVRRLREKIEDNPSHPTWIVTRRGVGYYLRNPDQE, from the coding sequence ATGGAAAAGAAAATTCTCGTAGTGGATGATGAAAAACCGATTGCGGATATTTTGCAGTTTAACTTAAAAAAAGAGGGTTACGATGTTTACAGTGCTTATGATGGAAACGAAGCTCTCGTAATGGTAGAAGAAGTACAGCCAGACTTAATTCTCTTAGATATTATGCTTCCTTTAAAAGATGGAATGGAAGTTTGTCGCGAAGTCCGCAAGAAATATGATATGCCGATTATTATGCTGACTGCTAAAGATTCGGAAATAGATAAGGTATTAGGCCTTGAGCTTGGTGCAGATGATTATGTAACAAAACCTTTTAGTACCAGGGAATTAATTGCCAGAGTCAAAGCGAATCTGCGTCGACATCAGGTTGTCATTTCTCAGACAGATGAGGAAATTGAAACAAACGAAATTGAAATTGGTTCACTAACCATCCATCCAAATGCATATGTCGTTTCAAAACGCGGAGAGACAATTGAACTAACGCACCGTGAATTTGAACTGCTCTACTATTTGGCAAAGCATATTGGACAAGTAATGACAAGGGAGCATCTGCTGCAAACCGTATGGGGCTATGATTATTACGGAGATGTTCGAACAGTGGATGTAACGGTTCGCCGTTTACGTGAAAAGATTGAAGATAACCCTAGCCACCCTACGTGGATTGTTACTCGTAGAGGAGTGGGCTACTATTTGCGTAACCCAGATCAGGAGTAA
- a CDS encoding M23 family metallopeptidase, producing MLFNNKGNKSSKLKKKQSLKMAVMTAFAASALIFSSVSASAAGSFKLTTVYHVYHDQQYIGTVSNKEIVENIVEEKEDKLRESTKDMDLNFGSNIEYIKEQVFHSTANDEETIQKLDSTIQIQAEASAIIIDGKPVVFLENQETAEDVIKRLKLAYVTQAQLDEVEARKAAPETELQPLKENETRILDVRAVENVSFDTEKVSPDEIMSAEEAVTLLQKGSLEEKKYVVNEGDVLGTIANNHGLPLDQFLALNPGLTEDTVVKIGQEVNVTALKPFVKIIVEKEENRKEAVTFANETVNDDSMPKGETTVKQEGKNGERSVTYRISTENGATVSSTVTSEVVLTEPVTHIVVKGTKVIPSRGTGTLAWPTVGGYISSQQGQRWGRAHKGIDIARPSNRTIKAADNGKVVSAGYDGGYGNKIVIDHQNGLRTVYAHLASIDVSVGQTVSQGSSIGIMGSTGNSTGVHLHFEVYKNGALQNPLNYTHQ from the coding sequence ATGTTATTTAATAATAAAGGAAATAAATCAAGTAAATTAAAGAAAAAACAATCTTTGAAAATGGCTGTTATGACAGCGTTTGCGGCTTCTGCACTAATATTTAGCAGCGTGTCTGCAAGTGCTGCAGGTTCGTTCAAATTAACGACTGTTTACCATGTATACCATGATCAACAATATATAGGAACTGTTTCTAATAAAGAGATTGTTGAAAACATTGTCGAAGAAAAGGAAGACAAATTAAGAGAATCTACTAAGGATATGGACTTGAATTTTGGCTCAAATATTGAGTACATAAAGGAACAGGTTTTTCATTCAACAGCAAATGATGAAGAAACCATTCAAAAACTTGATAGTACCATCCAGATTCAAGCTGAAGCTTCCGCCATTATTATTGACGGAAAGCCTGTTGTTTTCTTAGAAAACCAAGAGACTGCTGAAGATGTTATTAAAAGACTTAAACTTGCCTATGTAACTCAAGCTCAACTAGATGAGGTAGAAGCTAGGAAGGCTGCACCTGAAACTGAATTACAACCATTAAAGGAAAATGAAACTCGTATATTAGACGTGAGAGCCGTTGAAAATGTTTCATTTGATACAGAGAAAGTTTCGCCTGATGAAATTATGTCGGCTGAAGAAGCCGTTACCCTTTTACAAAAAGGTTCGTTAGAAGAAAAGAAGTATGTAGTAAATGAAGGCGATGTTCTAGGAACGATCGCTAATAACCATGGATTACCATTAGACCAGTTTCTTGCCTTAAATCCTGGACTTACAGAAGATACTGTAGTGAAAATTGGTCAAGAGGTTAATGTTACAGCATTAAAGCCTTTTGTTAAAATTATTGTTGAAAAAGAAGAAAATCGAAAAGAAGCGGTAACTTTTGCCAATGAAACCGTTAATGATGATAGCATGCCAAAAGGCGAAACAACAGTAAAGCAAGAAGGCAAAAATGGAGAACGTTCTGTTACCTATCGCATTTCGACAGAAAATGGAGCTACCGTCAGCAGTACAGTAACAAGTGAGGTTGTCCTTACAGAGCCTGTTACTCATATTGTTGTAAAAGGAACAAAGGTGATTCCTTCACGTGGCACGGGTACTCTTGCCTGGCCAACAGTTGGAGGTTACATTTCCAGCCAACAAGGCCAGAGATGGGGTAGAGCCCACAAAGGAATTGATATCGCAAGACCAAGCAATCGAACAATTAAAGCTGCAGATAATGGTAAAGTTGTCTCAGCAGGTTATGACGGCGGTTATGGAAACAAAATCGTGATTGATCACCAAAATGGTTTGCGTACGGTATATGCCCACCTAGCATCAATTGATGTAAGTGTTGGTCAAACCGTTTCGCAAGGCTCATCCATTGGTATCATGGGCTCAACTGGAAACTCAACCGGAGTACATTTACATTTTGAAGTATACAAAAATGGAGCTCTTCAAAATCCTTTAAATTATACACATCAATAA